One region of Streptomyces davaonensis JCM 4913 genomic DNA includes:
- a CDS encoding FAD-binding oxidoreductase: MSHDLVHRLLTGLPAEAVLTDPDITASYANDMASFCPAGAPAVVVLPRTVEQVQHVMRTATELRVPVVPQGARTGLSGGANATDGCIVLSLTKMDRILEISPVDRIAVVEPGVVNADLSRAVGEHGLYYPPDPSSWETCTIGGNIGTASGGLCCVKYGVTAEYVLGLDVVLADGRLMSTGRRTAKGVAGYDLTRLFVGSEGSLGIVVRAVLALKPRPPRQLVLAAEFASAAAACDAVCRIMAGGHVPSLLELMDRTTVKAVNDLAHMGLPETTEALLLAAFDTPDPAPDLAAVGALCEAAGATQVVPADDAAESELLLQARRLSLTALEAVRGVTMIDDVCVPRSRLGDMLDGVERIAEKYKLTIGVVAHAGDGNTHPTVCFEPNDEDESRRARESFDEIMALGLELGGTITGEHGVGVLKKEWLAREIGPVGVEMQRGIKEVFDPLGLLNPGKLF, encoded by the coding sequence ATGAGCCACGACCTCGTTCACCGTCTGCTCACCGGCCTGCCCGCCGAGGCGGTGCTCACCGACCCCGACATCACGGCCTCCTACGCCAACGACATGGCGAGCTTCTGTCCGGCCGGCGCCCCGGCCGTGGTCGTGCTGCCGCGCACGGTCGAGCAGGTCCAGCACGTCATGCGCACCGCCACCGAGCTGCGCGTCCCGGTCGTCCCGCAGGGCGCCCGCACGGGCCTGTCCGGCGGCGCCAACGCCACCGACGGCTGCATCGTGCTCTCCCTGACCAAGATGGACCGCATCCTGGAGATCAGCCCGGTCGACCGGATCGCCGTCGTCGAACCGGGCGTCGTCAACGCCGACCTCTCCCGTGCGGTCGGCGAACACGGGCTCTACTACCCGCCGGACCCCTCCAGCTGGGAGACCTGCACGATCGGCGGGAACATCGGCACCGCCTCGGGCGGACTGTGCTGTGTGAAGTACGGGGTGACGGCCGAGTACGTCCTCGGCCTCGACGTCGTGCTGGCCGACGGACGCCTGATGTCCACCGGCCGCCGCACCGCGAAGGGCGTCGCGGGCTACGACCTGACCCGGCTGTTCGTCGGCTCCGAGGGCTCGCTCGGCATCGTCGTACGGGCGGTCCTCGCGCTGAAGCCGCGGCCGCCCCGACAGCTCGTGCTGGCCGCCGAGTTCGCCTCCGCGGCCGCCGCCTGCGACGCGGTGTGCCGGATCATGGCCGGCGGACACGTCCCGTCCCTCCTCGAACTGATGGACCGTACGACCGTCAAGGCGGTCAACGACCTGGCGCACATGGGGCTGCCGGAGACCACCGAGGCGCTGCTGCTCGCCGCCTTCGACACCCCCGACCCCGCCCCCGACCTCGCCGCGGTCGGCGCGCTGTGCGAGGCCGCCGGGGCCACCCAGGTGGTGCCCGCCGACGACGCGGCCGAGTCCGAACTGCTCCTCCAGGCCCGGCGGTTGTCGCTGACGGCGCTGGAGGCGGTCAGGGGCGTGACGATGATCGACGACGTGTGCGTGCCCCGCTCGCGGCTCGGCGACATGCTCGACGGGGTCGAGCGGATCGCCGAGAAGTACAAGCTGACCATCGGCGTCGTCGCACACGCGGGTGACGGCAACACCCACCCCACGGTCTGCTTCGAGCCGAACGACGAGGACGAGTCCCGGCGCGCCCGCGAGTCCTTCGACGAGATCATGGCGCTGGGCCTGGAACTCGGCGGCACCATCACCGGCGAGCACGGCGTCGGTGTCCTGAAGAAGGAGTGGCTGGCGCGCGAGATCGGCCCCGTCGGAGTCGAGATGCAGCGCGGGATCAAGGAGGTCTTCGACCCCCTCGGCCTCCTCAACCCGGGCAAGCTGTTCTGA
- a CDS encoding SsgA family sporulation/cell division regulator, translating to MHPTVVERELELKLVLSPERSIPVPARLSYRSDDPFAVHIAFHIGSEHPVNWTFARELLVEGVFRPCGHGDVRVWPTKVEGRSVVLMALSSPDGDALLEAPAAQVSAWLERTLRVVPPGSEAEQLGIDDGLAELLAPTPADDLWLRDPWPSDESKDGE from the coding sequence ATGCACCCCACCGTGGTAGAGCGCGAGCTGGAGCTCAAGCTCGTTCTGTCGCCCGAGCGCAGCATCCCGGTCCCGGCCCGGCTGAGCTACCGCAGCGACGACCCCTTCGCCGTCCACATCGCCTTCCACATCGGCTCCGAGCACCCCGTCAACTGGACCTTCGCCCGCGAACTCCTGGTGGAGGGCGTGTTCCGCCCGTGCGGGCACGGGGACGTACGGGTGTGGCCGACGAAGGTCGAGGGCCGCAGCGTCGTGCTGATGGCGCTGAGTTCACCCGACGGGGACGCCCTGCTGGAGGCACCTGCCGCACAGGTGTCGGCCTGGCTGGAGCGCACCCTGCGGGTGGTCCCTCCGGGCTCTGAGGCCGAGCAGCTCGGCATCGACGACGGCCTCGCCGAGCTGCTCGCCCCGACCCCGGCCGACGACCTGTGGCTGCGCGACCCCTGGCCGAGCGACGAGTCCAAGGACGGGGAGTGA
- a CDS encoding RDD family protein — translation MSAPTPAPGDDRPREGYYPDPSIPGYVRYWNGASWVPGTSRPAPTDGEPLAPPPGTTPAVPAAPVEETGPHFFDEDPAGEPATAQGRSQHGSRPEPASAWGADRSRQTGFGGDQDRRVSWGAPDPRTQDPRIADPRTPAPAEGATQSTDGTATIPPADSDPSDTGAAANNTFVFRRPIPGPAAQDAAAQDAPADEGTMTFRAVSPRTGRPEGAPAAQQGRTPGSVPGQGASGSGGTGVAGASGSAPQGPGFGAGKAAVDRAAAAQGAQVAAPTALSGPQAAPTVPQQSGPQSAPQAPAQGAAPAATPVTSGPGGGQPSWAQQVHRLAGDEDQPVVPWKPPVEDPFQAVVRRQAAARPASLGKRLAARLLDTVVLLGVTAAAAVPLGTKAMDHVDEKIDAAKLSGETVTVWLLDGTTSAYLGIVLGVLLLFGALYEALPTAKWGRTLGKKLFGLEVRDIEGHEPPTFGGALRRWLVYSVPGLLVIGVVGVLWCLFDKPWRQCWHDKAAGTFVAG, via the coding sequence ATGAGCGCCCCAACTCCGGCCCCCGGTGACGACAGGCCCCGCGAGGGGTATTACCCGGACCCGTCCATTCCTGGATATGTCCGGTACTGGAACGGCGCCTCCTGGGTGCCGGGCACCAGCCGTCCGGCACCGACGGACGGCGAACCGCTCGCCCCGCCGCCCGGCACGACCCCGGCCGTCCCCGCGGCCCCGGTCGAGGAGACCGGCCCGCACTTCTTCGACGAGGACCCGGCGGGCGAACCCGCCACGGCGCAGGGCCGGTCCCAGCACGGCAGCCGTCCGGAGCCCGCGTCCGCGTGGGGCGCCGACCGCTCCCGCCAGACCGGCTTCGGCGGCGACCAGGACCGCCGCGTCTCCTGGGGCGCCCCGGACCCGCGCACCCAGGACCCGCGCATCGCGGACCCGCGTACCCCGGCACCCGCCGAGGGCGCGACCCAGAGCACGGACGGCACGGCCACGATCCCGCCGGCCGACTCCGACCCCTCCGACACCGGGGCCGCCGCCAACAACACCTTCGTCTTCCGCCGCCCGATCCCCGGTCCCGCCGCCCAGGACGCCGCCGCCCAGGACGCTCCCGCGGACGAGGGCACCATGACATTCCGGGCAGTCTCCCCGCGCACGGGTCGCCCCGAAGGAGCGCCCGCAGCACAGCAGGGGCGCACACCGGGCTCGGTCCCGGGACAGGGGGCAAGTGGGTCCGGCGGTACGGGAGTCGCGGGCGCGTCGGGCTCCGCCCCCCAGGGCCCCGGCTTCGGTGCCGGTAAGGCGGCCGTCGACCGGGCCGCTGCCGCGCAGGGGGCCCAAGTCGCCGCTCCCACGGCGCTGTCCGGGCCGCAGGCGGCTCCGACGGTCCCCCAGCAGTCCGGGCCGCAGTCGGCCCCGCAGGCCCCCGCACAGGGCGCCGCCCCGGCCGCCACCCCGGTCACCAGTGGCCCCGGTGGCGGTCAGCCCTCCTGGGCGCAGCAGGTGCACCGGCTCGCCGGGGACGAGGACCAGCCGGTCGTCCCGTGGAAGCCCCCGGTCGAGGACCCCTTCCAGGCGGTGGTCCGGCGTCAGGCCGCCGCCCGGCCCGCCTCCCTCGGCAAGCGGCTCGCCGCCCGGCTGCTGGACACCGTCGTCCTGCTCGGCGTCACCGCGGCGGCCGCCGTACCGCTCGGCACCAAGGCGATGGACCACGTCGACGAGAAGATCGACGCGGCCAAGCTCTCCGGCGAGACCGTCACCGTCTGGCTGCTGGACGGCACGACCTCGGCGTACCTCGGCATCGTGCTGGGCGTCCTGCTGCTCTTCGGCGCGCTCTACGAGGCGCTGCCCACCGCCAAGTGGGGCCGCACCCTCGGCAAGAAGCTGTTCGGTCTGGAGGTGCGGGACATCGAGGGCCATGAACCGCCCACCTTCGGCGGAGCCCTGCGCCGCTGGCTCGTCTACAGCGTCCCCGGACTGCTGGTGATCGGTGTCGTGGGTGTCCTGTGGTGCCTGTTCGACAAGCCGTGGCGGCAGTGCTGGCACGACAAGGCCGCGGGTACGTTCGTGGCGGGATGA
- a CDS encoding RDD family protein, with translation MSSEPPPGSGGQPPEDDPFRKQPPSGDSGAGSPYDSQPPPYQGGPYGGDPYGGGGYPADPLAGMPPLADSGRRTLARIIDMVMVAVVVWLLTWAFRVNELDMNADNVDYGKSLGQSLIAALLYIGYDTFMISRTGQTLGKKWLGMRVANLDDGSTPSVQTSLVRALVLWIPFAFCCACIWTAICGGWSYFDKPYKQGLHDKAAKTVVVSTR, from the coding sequence ATGAGCAGTGAACCGCCTCCCGGCTCCGGCGGGCAGCCGCCGGAAGACGACCCGTTCAGGAAGCAGCCCCCGTCCGGGGACTCCGGCGCGGGCTCGCCGTACGACAGCCAGCCGCCGCCGTACCAGGGCGGTCCCTACGGCGGTGACCCCTACGGCGGTGGCGGATACCCTGCCGATCCGCTCGCCGGGATGCCCCCGCTCGCGGACAGCGGCCGGCGCACCCTGGCCCGGATCATCGACATGGTGATGGTGGCCGTCGTGGTGTGGCTGCTCACCTGGGCGTTCCGGGTCAACGAGCTGGACATGAACGCCGACAACGTCGACTACGGCAAGTCCCTCGGCCAGTCGCTGATCGCCGCACTGCTCTACATCGGCTACGACACCTTCATGATCTCCAGGACCGGCCAGACGCTCGGCAAGAAGTGGCTGGGCATGCGAGTGGCCAACCTGGACGACGGCTCCACGCCCTCCGTGCAGACCTCGCTGGTCCGCGCGCTGGTGCTGTGGATCCCGTTCGCCTTCTGCTGCGCCTGCATCTGGACCGCGATCTGCGGGGGCTGGAGCTACTTCGACAAGCCCTACAAGCAGGGCCTGCACGACAAGGCGGCCAAGACGGTGGTGGTCAGCACCCGGTGA
- a CDS encoding immune inhibitor A domain-containing protein codes for MTSRTWTFRAAATAVAFAAATATFSTFTMAQADDTAKNAIDRHDPAPAHNEADHDLEGPLSQTQEAQREEALKQVISGKAQVKEREGSQVVELKSKKGDSKYVELGREKTDKIFTILVEFGDQTKPEFGGTPGPGHNQIAQPDRAQDNSTAWQADYNQKHFQDLYFGTGKGVESMKKYYEKQSSGRYSIDGEVSDWVKVPYNEARYGNNACGETNCPSVWNIVSDGVTSWVAQQKAAGRTDAQIQEDVKQFDQWDRYDFDGDGDFNESDGYIDHFQVVHAGEDESAGGGAQGEDAIWAHRWYAFGTDAGATGPDNNRLGGAQIGDTGIWVGDYTVQPENGGLGVFAHEYGHDLGLPDHYDTSGGGENSTGFWTLMSSGSWLGTGKDAIGDLPGDMTAWDKLQLGWLDFAKAKAATKSKHKLGVAEYNTRNKQALIVELPKKPVTTEIVTPAEGTQQWWSGSGDNLKNTLARSVDLTGKSSAALTLDGWWAIEAGYDYLYTEVSTDGGANWTALDGTADGQPIARDGSDKPALSGFSETYKKLSFPLDAYAGKKIDLRFRYATDGGVAEKGFAADRISVTADGAALFTDNAESADAAWTASGFQRMGSSFTKDYAQYYIAENRQYVSYDKTLKVGPYNFGFSTTRPSWVEHYPYQNGLLIWKWDTSQADNNTSKHPGVGLILPVDSHYKALKWSDGTLMRSRIQSYDSPFSLYRTDGITLHNADVATKIPSSKGVSVFNDHTNTYYDAATPLAGVNITDTNTKIKIVKEAKNGSTISIEVGRAVK; via the coding sequence GTGACCAGCAGAACATGGACGTTCAGAGCGGCCGCGACGGCTGTCGCGTTCGCGGCGGCCACCGCCACGTTCTCGACGTTCACCATGGCGCAGGCCGATGACACGGCCAAGAACGCCATCGACCGGCACGACCCGGCGCCGGCGCACAACGAGGCCGACCACGACCTCGAAGGCCCGCTGAGCCAGACTCAGGAGGCCCAGCGCGAGGAGGCCCTCAAGCAGGTCATATCGGGCAAGGCCCAGGTGAAGGAGCGCGAAGGCTCCCAGGTCGTCGAGCTCAAGAGCAAGAAGGGCGACAGCAAGTACGTCGAGCTGGGCCGCGAGAAGACCGACAAGATCTTCACGATCCTGGTCGAGTTCGGCGACCAGACCAAGCCCGAGTTCGGCGGCACCCCCGGCCCCGGCCACAACCAGATAGCCCAGCCGGACCGCGCCCAGGACAACAGCACGGCGTGGCAGGCGGACTACAACCAGAAGCACTTCCAGGACCTCTACTTCGGCACCGGCAAGGGTGTCGAGTCGATGAAGAAGTACTACGAGAAGCAGTCCTCGGGCCGCTACTCCATCGACGGCGAGGTCTCCGACTGGGTCAAGGTCCCCTACAACGAGGCCCGTTACGGCAACAACGCCTGTGGCGAGACCAACTGCCCGAGCGTGTGGAACATCGTCAGCGACGGTGTCACGTCCTGGGTCGCCCAGCAGAAGGCCGCGGGCCGCACCGACGCCCAGATCCAGGAAGACGTCAAGCAGTTCGACCAGTGGGACCGCTACGACTTCGACGGCGACGGCGACTTCAACGAGTCCGACGGCTACATCGATCACTTCCAGGTCGTGCACGCCGGTGAGGACGAGTCCGCGGGCGGCGGCGCACAGGGCGAGGACGCCATCTGGGCCCACCGCTGGTACGCCTTCGGCACCGACGCCGGCGCCACCGGCCCGGACAACAACCGCCTCGGCGGCGCCCAGATCGGCGACACCGGCATCTGGGTCGGCGACTACACGGTCCAGCCCGAGAACGGCGGACTCGGCGTCTTCGCCCACGAGTACGGCCACGACCTCGGTCTGCCGGACCACTACGACACCTCCGGCGGCGGCGAGAACTCCACCGGCTTCTGGACGCTCATGTCCTCCGGCTCCTGGCTCGGTACCGGCAAGGACGCCATCGGCGACCTGCCCGGCGACATGACCGCCTGGGACAAGCTCCAGCTGGGCTGGCTCGACTTCGCCAAGGCGAAGGCCGCGACCAAGTCGAAGCACAAGCTGGGCGTCGCCGAGTACAACACCAGGAACAAGCAGGCGCTCATCGTCGAGCTGCCCAAGAAGCCGGTCACGACGGAGATCGTCACCCCGGCCGAGGGCACGCAGCAGTGGTGGAGCGGCAGCGGCGACAACCTCAAGAACACGCTGGCCCGTTCGGTGGACCTCACCGGCAAGTCGTCGGCGGCGCTGACCCTCGACGGCTGGTGGGCCATCGAGGCGGGCTACGACTACCTCTACACCGAGGTGTCCACCGACGGCGGCGCCAACTGGACCGCCCTGGACGGCACGGCCGACGGCCAGCCGATCGCCCGCGACGGCAGCGACAAGCCCGCGCTGAGCGGCTTCTCCGAGACGTACAAGAAGCTGTCCTTCCCGCTGGACGCCTACGCCGGCAAGAAGATCGACCTGCGCTTCCGCTACGCCACCGACGGCGGCGTGGCCGAGAAGGGCTTCGCGGCCGACCGGATCTCGGTCACCGCGGACGGTGCGGCGCTGTTCACCGACAACGCCGAGTCCGCGGACGCGGCCTGGACGGCGAGCGGCTTCCAGCGCATGGGCTCGTCCTTCACCAAGGACTACGCGCAGTACTACATCGCCGAGAACCGCCAGTACGTGTCGTACGACAAGACCCTGAAGGTCGGCCCGTACAACTTCGGCTTCTCCACCACCCGGCCGAGCTGGGTGGAGCACTACCCGTACCAGAACGGTCTGTTGATCTGGAAGTGGGACACCTCCCAGGCGGACAACAACACCAGCAAGCACCCGGGTGTCGGTCTGATCCTGCCGGTGGACTCCCACTACAAGGCGCTGAAGTGGTCCGACGGCACGCTGATGCGCAGCCGTATCCAGTCCTACGACTCGCCGTTCAGCCTGTACCGCACGGACGGCATCACGCTGCACAACGCGGACGTCGCGACGAAGATCCCGTCGTCGAAGGGCGTGTCGGTCTTCAACGACCACACGAACACCTACTACGACGCGGCGACCCCGCTCGCGGGCGTCAACATCACTGACACCAACACCAAGATCAAGATCGTCAAGGAGGCCAAGAACGGCTCCACGATCTCGATCGAAGTTGGCCGCGCGGTGAAGTAG
- a CDS encoding isochorismatase family protein, whose product MRRALIVVDVQNDFCEGGSLAVAGGADVAAAITELVGQAAGTGYQHVVATRDHHIAPGGHFADNPDFVRSWPAHCVAGTEGVGFHPNFAPTVASGAIDAVFDKGAYAAAYSGFEGVDENGVTLADWLRAREVTEVDVVGIATDHCVRATAVDAAREGFRTHVLLDLTAGVAEETTDRALEEMREAGVELTGKPVVA is encoded by the coding sequence ATGCGCCGCGCCTTGATCGTCGTAGACGTGCAGAACGACTTCTGCGAAGGGGGCAGCCTCGCGGTGGCCGGCGGGGCCGATGTCGCCGCCGCCATCACCGAGCTGGTGGGGCAGGCCGCCGGTACGGGCTATCAGCACGTGGTGGCCACCCGGGACCACCACATCGCGCCGGGCGGCCACTTCGCCGACAATCCCGACTTCGTCCGCTCCTGGCCCGCGCACTGTGTCGCGGGCACCGAGGGGGTCGGCTTCCACCCGAACTTCGCCCCCACCGTCGCCTCCGGCGCGATCGACGCGGTCTTCGACAAGGGGGCGTACGCGGCGGCGTACAGCGGGTTCGAGGGCGTCGACGAGAACGGCGTCACGCTCGCCGACTGGCTGCGCGCCCGGGAGGTCACCGAGGTGGACGTGGTCGGCATCGCCACGGACCACTGCGTACGCGCCACCGCTGTGGACGCCGCGAGGGAGGGCTTCCGCACGCACGTCCTGCTGGACCTGACCGCGGGGGTCGCCGAGGAGACCACGGACCGGGCCCTGGAGGAGATGCGCGAGGCCGGGGTGGAACTGACCGGAAAGCCGGTCGTGGCCTAG
- a CDS encoding nicotinate phosphoribosyltransferase → MNTADLGLPVDVPSTALFTDQYELTMLRAALQAGTAERRSVFEVFTRRLPNGRRYGVVAGTGRVLDAVENFRFDEGVLGFLRERGIVDEETLDWLAGYRFSGDIWGYPEGEVYFPGSPIMRVEGSFAECVLLETVILSILNHDSAIAAAASRMSSAAGERPLIEMGARRTHELAAVAASRAAYVGGFSTTSDLAAGFRYGIPTVGTSAHAFTLLHDRERDAFQAQVNSLGRGTTLLVDTYDVAEAVRTAVEVAGPELGAVRIDSGDLLLVAHRVRQQLDELGARDTRIIVTSDLDEYAIASLAAAPVDAYGVGTQLVTGSGHPTCSMVYKLVARAESADPSAPLVPVAKKSTGGKTSIGGRKWAARRVDAYGVAEAEVIGTEAVPAELADRQLLVELVKGGEVVAREPLDAVRDRHIAARAGLPLSATQLSRGEPVIPTEYPSGRSGS, encoded by the coding sequence ATGAACACAGCGGACCTTGGGCTGCCGGTGGATGTTCCCTCGACGGCGCTTTTCACGGACCAGTACGAGCTGACGATGCTCCGGGCCGCCCTTCAGGCGGGCACGGCCGAACGGCGGAGCGTGTTCGAGGTCTTCACACGACGGTTGCCGAACGGGCGCCGCTACGGCGTGGTCGCGGGCACCGGCCGGGTGCTGGACGCGGTGGAGAACTTCCGTTTCGACGAGGGCGTCCTCGGCTTCCTGCGCGAGCGCGGCATCGTCGACGAGGAGACCCTGGACTGGCTCGCCGGGTACCGCTTCAGCGGCGACATCTGGGGCTACCCGGAGGGCGAGGTGTACTTCCCCGGCTCGCCGATCATGCGGGTCGAGGGCTCCTTCGCCGAGTGCGTGCTGCTGGAGACGGTGATCCTCTCCATCCTCAACCACGACTCCGCGATCGCAGCGGCGGCCTCCCGGATGTCCTCGGCCGCAGGTGAGCGGCCGCTGATCGAGATGGGCGCCCGGCGCACCCATGAATTGGCCGCGGTCGCCGCGTCCCGCGCCGCGTACGTCGGCGGCTTCAGCACCACCTCCGACCTGGCGGCGGGCTTCCGCTACGGCATCCCGACCGTCGGCACCTCCGCGCACGCCTTCACCCTCCTGCACGACCGGGAGCGGGACGCCTTCCAGGCCCAGGTGAACTCGCTCGGCCGGGGCACGACCCTGCTCGTGGACACCTACGACGTCGCCGAGGCGGTGCGTACGGCGGTGGAGGTGGCCGGGCCCGAGCTGGGCGCGGTCCGGATCGACTCCGGCGATCTGCTGCTGGTGGCCCACCGGGTGCGCCAGCAACTGGACGAGCTGGGCGCGCGGGACACGCGGATCATCGTGACCTCGGATCTCGACGAGTACGCCATCGCCTCGCTGGCCGCGGCGCCGGTGGACGCGTACGGGGTGGGCACCCAGCTGGTGACCGGTTCCGGGCACCCGACCTGCTCAATGGTCTACAAGCTGGTCGCCCGCGCCGAGTCCGCCGACCCGAGCGCGCCGCTGGTGCCGGTGGCGAAGAAGTCCACCGGCGGCAAGACCTCCATCGGCGGCCGCAAGTGGGCGGCGCGGCGGGTGGACGCGTACGGCGTGGCGGAGGCCGAGGTCATCGGCACCGAGGCGGTGCCCGCGGAGCTTGCCGACCGGCAGCTGCTGGTGGAGCTGGTCAAGGGCGGCGAGGTCGTCGCGCGCGAGCCCCTGGACGCCGTACGGGATCGGCACATCGCCGCTCGGGCGGGGCTGCCGCTGTCGGCGACGCAGTTGTCGCGGGGGGAACCGGTCATTCCGACGGAGTACCCGTCCGGGCGGTCGGGTAGCTAA